From one Dermacentor variabilis isolate Ectoservices chromosome 3, ASM5094787v1, whole genome shotgun sequence genomic stretch:
- the LOC142575553 gene encoding uncharacterized protein LOC142575553 isoform X7 yields the protein MHLSLGVAAEVVERGTAEVGIASWRLDVVVEKLHEDEITVQVDDYAAAENLVKAYSTVGHAHHSIMSAMKGNKLGLKFEKKAIPVTSKEEEQKYGTLVTVTSVGLDMTFVRKLTNFIISSL from the exons ATGCATTTGTCCCTTGGCGTGGCGGCAGAAGTCGTGGAGCGTGGTACTGCTGAAGTtggcatcgcaagttggcggctggac GTGGTAGTTGAGAAGTTGCATGAGGACGAGATCACAGTCCAGGTGGATGACTACGCTGCTGCGGAAAACTTGGTAAAGGCTTACTCGACAGTTGGACATGCCCATCACAGCATTATGAGTG CTATGAAGGGCAACAAGCTTGGCCTGAAATTTGAGAAGAAAGCCATACCAGTGACCAGCAAAGAGGAAGAACAGAAGTATGGGACTCTGGTGACGGTCACCTCTGTGGGGTTGGACATGACATTTGTGCGCAAGCTCACCAATTTCATTATATCATCTCTGTAA